A single region of the Agromyces sp. Leaf222 genome encodes:
- a CDS encoding homoserine O-acetyltransferase, with translation MDWQTTAAAAPAPLIPEASAPAAAGRAPVTGAWRAGDPVGDRRFVQIGDLGLESGRVLPGIRIAYESWGELSPARDNAVLVLHALTGDSHVVGPASAAHASAGWWPGVVGPGLAIDTDRWFVVAPNVLGGCQGSTGPASLAPDGTEWASRFPLVTIRDQVRAQIAFARELGIERFAAVVGGSMGAMHVLEWAIEAPAAVERIAVLAAPPATTADQIALNSVQLEAVRSDPAFRDGDYYDASDGVGPTRGLALARRMAMLNYRTAAELNDRFERSWQSDLDPLGGGGRFAVESYLDFHGNKFTRRFDANSYLVLTEAMNSHDLARGRGSVASALARIEAKSLVLGIDSDRYFPLPGQVELAAGLPHSIHGPDPVIVRSEYGHDAFLVEHEIVGAAIARLLAA, from the coding sequence ATGGACTGGCAGACCACCGCAGCCGCAGCGCCGGCGCCGCTCATCCCTGAGGCGAGCGCGCCCGCGGCGGCCGGTCGTGCACCGGTGACCGGAGCCTGGCGGGCCGGCGACCCGGTCGGCGACCGCCGCTTCGTGCAGATCGGCGACCTGGGGCTCGAGTCGGGCCGTGTGCTGCCCGGCATCCGCATCGCGTACGAGTCATGGGGCGAGCTCTCCCCCGCGCGCGACAACGCCGTGCTCGTGCTGCACGCGCTCACGGGCGACAGCCACGTGGTCGGGCCCGCGAGCGCGGCGCACGCGAGCGCCGGATGGTGGCCCGGCGTCGTCGGCCCCGGCCTCGCGATCGACACCGACCGATGGTTCGTGGTCGCCCCCAACGTGCTGGGCGGCTGCCAGGGCTCGACGGGCCCGGCGTCGCTCGCGCCCGACGGCACCGAGTGGGCATCCAGATTCCCGCTCGTCACGATCCGCGACCAGGTGCGCGCCCAGATCGCGTTCGCCCGCGAGCTCGGCATCGAGCGCTTCGCCGCCGTCGTCGGCGGTTCGATGGGCGCCATGCACGTGCTCGAGTGGGCCATCGAGGCGCCGGCCGCCGTCGAGCGCATCGCCGTGCTCGCCGCGCCGCCCGCCACGACCGCCGACCAGATCGCCCTGAACTCCGTGCAGCTCGAGGCCGTTCGCTCCGATCCGGCGTTCCGCGACGGCGACTACTACGACGCTTCCGACGGCGTCGGGCCGACCCGCGGCCTCGCACTCGCCAGGCGCATGGCGATGCTCAACTACCGCACGGCGGCCGAGCTCAACGATCGGTTCGAGCGCAGCTGGCAGAGCGACCTCGACCCGCTCGGCGGCGGGGGGCGATTCGCGGTGGAGTCCTACCTCGACTTCCACGGCAACAAGTTCACCCGCCGGTTCGACGCGAACAGCTACCTCGTGCTCACCGAGGCGATGAACTCCCACGACCTCGCACGAGGGCGCGGCAGCGTCGCATCGGCGCTCGCCCGCATCGAGGCGAAGAGCCTCGTGCTCGGCATCGACAGCGACCGGTACTTCCCGCTCCCCGGGCAGGTCGAGCTCGCCGCCGGCCTGCCGCACAGCATCCACGGCCCCGATCCCGTGATCGTGCGCTCCGAGTACGGCCACGACGCGTTCCTCGTCGAGCACGAGATCGTGGGCGCGGCGATCGCGCGCCTGCTCGCCGCCTGA
- a CDS encoding sensor histidine kinase, giving the protein MKRIHKERDRLLRRLTRITGLAGAIGAFLCILVPGAATTPEFAIAAAISIVLAGLLLVHTARGSLAAALGVVAASVALILTLGAAPVLDPATSTALAVTGGVTSASVAAPLVVRRRGVLLVCVLAAVLTLSIATVAVTSGHSMIDVLVTTVTGWAALAVLGAWLDNGVRIAEARIGEVGRAHEAERIASELEAQQRQDARVLHDTVLATLSLLAHSGVGVSANALRDQAGDDARLLRQLRLGVPLDNGSNAIFSPGSDDDLLSTTFESVRQRFVRMGLDVGWHGAGQLVLPRETLDALVGALGECLENVRRHSGVTEADVTITDDEHTVRAMVTDAGEGFEPDSVDPARLGYAESVVGRLNAVGGRARVFSSPGSGTTVMLEVPKP; this is encoded by the coding sequence GTGAAGCGCATCCACAAGGAACGCGACCGCCTGCTGCGACGTCTCACGCGCATCACCGGCCTCGCGGGAGCCATCGGCGCCTTCCTCTGCATCCTCGTTCCCGGAGCGGCGACCACGCCCGAGTTCGCGATCGCGGCGGCCATCTCGATCGTCCTCGCCGGGCTGCTCCTCGTGCACACCGCGCGGGGCTCGCTCGCCGCCGCACTCGGCGTCGTCGCGGCATCCGTCGCCCTCATCCTGACCCTCGGCGCCGCCCCGGTGCTCGACCCGGCCACCTCCACCGCCCTCGCCGTGACGGGCGGCGTCACCTCGGCCTCCGTCGCCGCGCCGCTCGTCGTGCGCCGGCGGGGCGTGCTGCTCGTCTGCGTGCTCGCGGCGGTGCTCACCCTGTCGATCGCGACGGTCGCCGTCACCTCAGGGCATTCGATGATCGACGTGCTCGTGACGACCGTGACCGGCTGGGCGGCGCTGGCCGTGCTCGGCGCCTGGCTCGACAACGGCGTCCGCATCGCGGAGGCGCGCATCGGCGAGGTCGGTCGCGCGCACGAGGCCGAGCGCATCGCCAGCGAGCTCGAGGCGCAGCAGCGCCAGGATGCACGCGTGCTGCACGACACGGTGCTCGCGACGCTCTCGCTGCTCGCGCACTCCGGCGTCGGCGTCAGCGCCAACGCCCTTCGCGACCAGGCCGGCGACGACGCCCGCCTCCTTCGGCAGCTGCGCCTCGGCGTGCCCCTCGACAACGGGTCGAACGCGATCTTCTCGCCCGGCTCCGACGACGACCTGCTGAGCACGACGTTCGAGTCGGTGCGCCAGCGGTTCGTGCGCATGGGCCTCGACGTCGGCTGGCACGGCGCCGGCCAGCTGGTGCTGCCGAGGGAGACCCTCGACGCCCTCGTCGGCGCCCTCGGCGAGTGCCTCGAGAACGTGCGCCGCCACTCGGGCGTCACCGAGGCCGACGTCACCATCACCGACGACGAGCACACCGTGCGTGCCATGGTCACCGACGCGGGCGAGGGGTTCGAGCCCGACTCCGTCGACCCGGCCCGCCTCGGGTACGCCGAATCCGTGGTCGGCCGCCTGAACGCCGTCGGCGGCCGCGCACGCG